The Branchiostoma floridae strain S238N-H82 chromosome 1, Bfl_VNyyK, whole genome shotgun sequence sequence GTACCTTTATCCAAGCCCCTTCTTCGGGATCGTAGCAATCCATGGTCTTCAAAGACGTGGCATCAGTGTCACCGCCGACCAGGAAGAGTTTCCCGTCAACAACCACCGACTGATGCTCTGCCCTGCCTGCAGGCATGTCGGGCAACCTCAACCAAGTGTCTGAGGAGAAATCGTACCGGAAGGCTTGCCTGGACGGGGCGGTGTGAGGACCATGGCCGACCAGAGGCTGGACACGCCCACCTGTCACGTACAGGTATCCTTCCGCACTCGCCACGCTCATGTAGCCGTAGACAGGCGTCGGTATGTTACTGACGTGGTAGTAACGCTTACTGTCTGGATCTAGGCAAATTATGCTTTTCAGGGGCGTCGGCTGTACAATGATGCGGTACTGGCGGTAATATGGATGTTGTTTCGTGACCGCCTTCCAACCGCCGACAATGATAGCCAGGTTATCCGATGTTCCGCGTCTAGGACTACTTGCATCTTCTCCCACTACCCGTGTACCGAGAAGATGTTTCTCCCGGGCTGCTGTGATTTTTGCCAGGCATTCTGCGGACTCTCGTATCACAGGGTGTGACTCGAGCTTCTGTAGAACGCTGACCCTCACACGGGATAGACGGATCTCTGGCAAAATCTTCAAGATTGCCGTTTGACGATTCTCAGGGACTTGGTCGAGCCATCTTATCACAGAAGTGACAACGTCGTCTTCATCCCTGACTTTCAGATCCTCGTCTCTGAGTAGATCTAACAACCCTTGCGGCGAAAGGCTAAGGAACTCCGCTGCCGTACTCCTTGCGCTCTTCTTCAGGGCAGAAAGATCATACATGTCGGCAAGACGCATCACTCCCAGACAGTTGGCCAGGCAGAGGTTGTCTTGGATGAACTCCCGGCAGTACTGTATAATCTTGTCAAACTGTAGCATGTGTGCCGTCTGCAGAATGTCCTGGACATCGTCTTCACCAATGCAGATTTCCCCGCTGTACAGGAAGTCCAGGATCTTGGAGAAGCTGGTGGAGTCAATCCCGCGGAGACGTACGACTTTTGAGGTGAGATTGGACGACAGCATGGCTTTGAAGTACGGTGTGGTTGCCAACACGGCGCGATGGCAAGGGAACTCCCTACCCTCTACTTGTACTACCACATCAAGAAACTCCCCCGTCTTGCGCTGGATGGCAAGTTCAGCGAGAAGCTCGCGTCCTTGGGCGTAGTTTTCGAAGCGACGGGAGCCGTCTTCTGTAGACTCTCTGTCGCTCCTTCTGCTGACGTAGCAGTCCTCATAGTCGTCGTAGTCATAGTCATAATCCCCGTCGGACTCGCCGTAGTCGCGATCGTCGTACCCATAGCCATAGTCGTCGTCATCATCAAAATCGGAACCGCCGTAGTCGTCGTAGCCATAGCCATAGTCATCATTAAAGTCAGAACCCCAGGACATGGCGGCTGTTTCGACAAAATAATTCGGAACAATGTTATCATGGCTGTAGACACAATGTCCAAAGTACGCGAGCAAAGTAcaactgttacatatacaatacCAAAGTTACCACCACTGATCACATGGCTTATGAAACTAGTCTACCAACCTGCAAGTGATTCCAATATTCAGTCCTAATTTCCACAGAGAACAGCAGTGTAATGTTTTCAACTGCTCGCGGACGTCCCAGTGTATAGAATGTTGTCAAAATACTCCGGACAAGAAGCCCCAACGGACACttacgttaacgttacttcGTGACGTTACTTCTAACGTTACAACTTTCGGTGCCAGTTTCGGTGCGCCAAGATTTATGGGTACATTTTTAATGGCAAATTAAAACATGGAGGAGCAGGTGTGCCGTTTTTCGTTTAGCACTTTTCAGTTCATTTGTCCTCCCGATGGAAAACtgataattttgaaaaaaaaatacttggtGTTGCAGGAAATTTATTCTTTGTAATTCAGGCTAATTTCGGCAAACGGCGCTGTTTCACAGCTCCCACAATCCGTAAACTAACGTTCCAAACAAGTATGAACATTCAATCATCTACTTAAGGGACAACAATTTTCTCTCtaaatatgtaaattaggtCAGGACTTTCAGGATTTTCATTATTCATAACTATTAATGGTCTTTTCAAATCAACGTACATGCAATGAGTATAAAGTTTTTGTCATTGAACAAATTGAAATACAGTGACTGTATATTgaaacattgattatgcaattcAAGTCAAAATTTGTGAACTTAACATACCAGTTTGAAAATTGGGCTCAATCAaagttacataacgttacaggctaaaatgatgataattcCACGATCTCATTTCCTCGctaagtatttttttcattacaatGTTATTAGCGACTCGTTTGGTTTGGATAATACATAACTTAAAATGCTCACTTCCGCATAAGTGTCACAAAATATGAAATCTTTTGACCATTTACCATTGGAGCATTTACCATTGAGTAAGTGCAGCCTTCGCTCATCACAGATATCACAGCAATTAGCAAAGAATCGTATTAGCATACTTAATGAGATTTCATTACCTCCTCTTTCCAATTAACATACATTTCCTTGTGAATTATACAAATGATTAAAAATTACATAAACTGTGTCTGGTGATATTCATCTCCAGTTTCTAACACACATCTATCACTAGATGAATATACCTTAATTTACCACTAAGTGTTTTTCTGTATTGGTTTGTTTTTATGTTCCTCGGTCTTTTAAACAGTTAATCAATGATCTTCGAAGATCACTAAACCTGCGAAAACACATAAGTTTTGATTTCCAAACAAAGAGTACTTTCATGAGCAGAAAAAACTAGGATTAAAAATACTAACAATATCTTTCAGTTGCCCTTTTCAATATCAACTATAGATTGAGGTAACGAAATCTAAAAACTATTGAAAACGTCAATCACAATAGATTAGCAGCATCTTAGACTAGATATGTATCAAATTTACCATTTCTGGGCACACATCAGCCCCGAAATGTTTGTAGCCgacatgtcatgtcatgttggTGAGTACATGAAAGAGGAGAATATCACAATACCAAGATCTGGTGATGTAGATCGAGGTCAATATATGTAACTGTTGTCCATATATTTTACAAGCAAACGTTGGGGAGGAAAATTGCAACGGCACTGGTCGGATTGTTGACTGTCTCTAACCCCATTTTGGGGTACGTAGTGGATGTCATCAGACGAGCACGGCCAGATCAGAAAAATTACGATTTTCTatttcaacatctgcttggagatacctGTTTGTACATCTCGACTTGAAAGGTCTAAGCTATTGCCCTGTTCAGGATATCAACAATATATGCAGAGAGAACCTATCAGATGCAATCTAATATGATTTGCCTATACGATTTACAAGAGCTCGCTTgctttgtcatttgttcaagtGATCCAAATTTCTATTTACTTGCATGGTGAGAAAATACAATATATCTCACAACACACACTAatacactcacaaacacaactGACACACACAGCGCGTATCCATTGCTGTGAATCATGCTGACCCACAGTCCGTGTCTGAGTTCTCGTTCTGCAGGGTTGCAAGGTCCCGACAGTACCAGCCGACGCAACTCTTCTTGGTTTCTAAGAAACTGTGGCCGAACAAGGCAAAGGGAAGGGGCGTCGTCGTCAGTTTGGGATTGTAGCGGTCTCCAAAATCGTAGTTGATAATGGTATCAACGATGCCTTTCTGTCCATTCATGTAGCGGTAACTGTTCTCACTTTTTGCGTGAAGGTAGTCTTTGAAATCTTGCATATTTTCACCCTCAGTTAGCGTCTCCTTTTCGGCATCGAAGATGTACAGGGCGGAGTACCGGCGCGGTGAGCGTCTGTTGCGGATATGAAGCTTGTCGTCGACAGCAGTTGCAACGATGTCAACTTCCTCCGAAGTGGTATTCAGCGAGACATCGGCGTACGTCCAACCTTTTGTTTTCACATCAAACGCATGAACACAGAGTTTGTGTCGGTTTCGCGTCGGGATCGTGTAGCCCATGCGCAGCCCGTAATGCATCGCAACACCGAGCTGTACATCAATGGGGTGGTCATCGGCGCTCTCTGATACCTGGATGAAGACAACCTTGTCCCGGAAGGCTGCTACCGTAAAGTCCGATGAAGAGTCTATTGTCGGCGACAAATGCACCTTTATCCAAGCCCCTTCTTCGGGATCATAGCAATCCATGGTCACCAAAGTGTCACCACCGACCAGGAAGAGTTTCCCGTCAACGACCACCGACTGATGGTCCGCCCTGCCAGCGGGCATGTCGGGCAACCTCAGCCAAGTGTCTGAGGAGAAATCGTACCGGAAGGCTTGCCTGGACGGGACGGTGTGAGGACCATGGCCGACCAAAGGCTGGACACGCCCACCTGTCACGTACAGGTATCCTTCCGTACTTGCCACACTCATGTAGCCGGAGACAGACGTCGGTAGAGTAGTGACGTGGTAGTACTGCTGACTGTCTGGATCTAAGCAAATTATGCTTTGCAGGGGCGCCGGCTGTACAATGATGGGATGCTCATCGTAAATTGGATGTGTTTTCTTGAATGCCTTCCAACCGCCGATAATGATGGCCATGTTGTCTGATATTCCGAGAAGATGTTTGTCCCGGGCTGCTGTGATTTTTGCCAGGCATTCTGCGGACTCTCGTATCACAGGGTGTGACTTGAGCTTCTGTAGCACGCTTTGGATTGCCGTTTGACGATTCTCAGCTGGGACACAGTGGTCGAGCCATCTGATCACAGAAGTGACAACGTCGTCTCCATTCGTAACTTTCAGATCCTCGTCTCCCAGTAGATCTAAGAGCTCTTGCACCGAAAGCGTAAGGCTAAGGAACTCCTCACCTTGTGTGACGTCTGAGAAGTTTGACACTGCCATGTTCCTTGCGCTCTTCTTCAGGAGAGAAAGACCATACATGTCTGCAAGACGCATGACGCCAAGACAGTTGGCCGGGCACAGGTTGTCTTGGATGAAC is a genomic window containing:
- the LOC118426069 gene encoding kelch-like protein 24 produces the protein MSWGSDFNDDYGYGYDDYGGSDFDDDDDYGYGYDDRDYGESDGDYDYDYDDYEDCYVSRRSDRESTEDGSRRFENYAQGRELLAELAIQRKTGEFLDVVVQVEGREFPCHRAVLATTPYFKAMLSSNLTSKVVRLRGIDSTSFSKILDFLYSGEICIGEDDVQDILQTAHMLQFDKIIQYCREFIQDNLCLANCLGVMRLADMYDLSALKKSARSTAAEFLSLSPQGLLDLLRDEDLKVRDEDDVVTSVIRWLDQVPENRQTAILKILPEIRLSRVRVSVLQKLESHPVIRESAECLAKITAAREKHLLGTRVVGEDASSPRRGTSDNLAIIVGGWKAVTKQHPYYRQYRIIVQPTPLKSIICLDPDSKRYYHVSNIPTPVYGYMSVASAEGYLYVTGGRVQPLVGHGPHTAPSRQAFRYDFSSDTWLRLPDMPAGRAEHQSVVVDGKLFLVGGDTDATSLKTMDCYDPEEGAWIKVPLLPTIHSPSDLTVTAFWDKVVFIKMSESADSHTYIDVQLGIAMHFAMEPTIQPRNGHELCVHAFDLKTKGWTYTHISVDTSLKDVVIVPTAVNDKLHIRTGHARYSDLYIFDAEEGTLNKSENMQDRENVLHAKSKNNYHSTEQKGIVDTISYHDLGDHYPARQTPLPFALFGHSFLETKKSRVGWYCRDLARLEVELEGSD
- the LOC118426087 gene encoding kelch-like protein 24 — protein: MFGWGYDFDAYGYGYVESDGHNDYDDCYVSRRSDSYVSRRRESTKDGFRRFEHYAQGLLAELAIQRKTGEFLDVVVQVEGREFPCHRAVLATTPYFKAMLSSNFTESSSKVVHLRGIDSISFSKILDFLYSGKIRIGKDDVQDILQTARMLQFDTILQYCWEFIQDNLCPANCLGVMRLADMYGLSLLKKSARNMAVSNFSDVTQGEEFLSLTLSVQELLDLLGDEDLKVTNGDDVVTSVIRWLDHCVPAENRQTAIQSVLQKLKSHPVIRESAECLAKITAARDKHLLGISDNMAIIIGGWKAFKKTHPIYDEHPIIVQPAPLQSIICLDPDSQQYYHVTTLPTSVSGYMSVASTEGYLYVTGGRVQPLVGHGPHTVPSRQAFRYDFSSDTWLRLPDMPAGRADHQSVVVDGKLFLVGGDTLVTMDCYDPEEGAWIKVHLSPTIDSSSDFTVAAFRDKVVFIQVSESADDHPIDVQLGVAMHYGLRMGYTIPTRNRHKLCVHAFDVKTKGWTYADVSLNTTSEEVDIVATAVDDKLHIRNRRSPRRYSALYIFDAEKETLTEGENMQDFKDYLHAKSENSYRYMNGQKGIVDTIINYDFGDRYNPKLTTTPLPFALFGHSFLETKKSCVGWYCRDLATLQNENSDTDCGSA